The DNA region AAATATTGAATTTATCAGTAAGCGCAGCAGTAATGAAAATGGATCTTGAAAACCTACCAGCTTTGATGTTTCAAAATGTTAATACTAATCGTATCAACGTAGTTTATTATCGCCGCGATGGGAATATCTCTTGGATAGACTCTAAATAATTTAAAGCTGAATTGTGGAGTATACTGGTGGGCAGTAGTGGGTTCGAACCACCGACCTTTACGATGTCAACGTAATGCTCTAACCAGCTGAGCTAACTGCCCTTAATGAAATTATTAAAATTATTTTTTGAAGTAAGGTTATATTCCTCATAAGGCTTGTATACTCTTTCAAAGGCGCGTATATACTCGATGAACTTCAAGAATTGGCGTGTTCATCGTGCCCTAAAGATCGAGGCTGCTCACGTACTTTAGTACGCACCGCTGCTCGACTTTGAGCCTCCTGCCTCTTCTTGAAATTGTTTCTATCGTACTGCCAACTCTATCATGGGCAAGCGATATATATACTGCTCGTCTTTCAAAAATTGGATTTTATTTTAAATGGTGAGCGTTTGCTGCGTACATGCTAGTACGTGAGCACGTGAGTCCATGATAAAATAAAATCCAATTTTTGAAAGACGAGCAGTATATTATGTTATATAGCTTAGATTCGATTATCTTACGCTATATTCTGTCTCTCTATTTTTATTTAATTAGCTCTACAGAACCTAGTATATAATAACAAAAAATTCAAGTTCTATTTGCACTATTTTCCATATTCTGTTATGATCCTCCACAAAATTTGTATAATATACTTAATTGATTGGGAGAATGGAGAGCAACAAGTGAGAACGCGCGGAGATAATATATTGAATATTGGTACGCAAGAGTTTCAACTTTTTAAAAAACCAATTCTTCAAAGTGTAAAGAGTATATATGACTCTCAGGTCTAAAGCTTTTGATATTAATAATAAGTTTGTAGTAAGTTTAGATGGACCAGCTGCTTCTGGCAAAGGTACAATTGGTCGCCTCCTAGCCGCTAAGCTTGAATTAGCTTACTTCCAGTCTAGTAAAGTATATAGAAATTTAGCATTAAGTTGTATAAATAATAAGATTGATCCTAATGATCAAGAAGCAGTAATTAAATTGTCGCAAGATATCAGTATTGTACAAGATAAAGAGCTGGGCGCAGAAAATATTGGTATGATAGCCTCGCAAGTTGCAATAATACCAGAAGTAAGAAGTAATTTAGGGGAATATTTAGTAGAATTGATAAGAATAACTCCGAGAATTATTATGGAAGGAAGAGATATTGGAACAGTCATTGCGCCTTCAGCTGACTTAAAAATTTTTATTAACGCAGATATTAAGGTCCGCTCGGAGAGAAGGTATAACGAATTACATAAAAGTGGTACACGATATACATTATCTGATATTTTAGCTCAGTTAGAAATAAGGGATCAAAGGGATAGGGAGCGTATTAGCTCTCCTTTAACAATTCCTGAAGGTGCTTTGGAAATTGATACTTCTCTTTTAGCTCCACAAGAGGTATTAGATAAAATAATAGAATTTATTTCTATGCGGTAATATGGCTTTGAGATAAGTGCTATCAAGACCCTGCATTACAGAAAATATCAAGAATTAGTTGTAGAAACTGCCCTATAATCTGGTTATGATTTTTAAATGATCTCCTATTTTGTGCTTTATGATACGCAGTGGAAATAGGGGAGCAGTGTTAGACTTCCTGCATAAGTCGATCTAGTGGATGATTTTGTTGTCACAACTTGGCCTGACGCTCCTCATGTACATCCCCGTACACTGAGGTGCTCAGCTTCGTTTTTCCTAAAAATCCCTTAACTATTTTCGACTTATGCAGGAAGTCTATTGACTATGAAATACCTGGTTGCTGCGGAGCACAAATCACAAAAAATTTGATTTGTGCTTTGCTAATATCTCCTTAAAATATATAAAAAGAAATATATAGAAAGATTTGGTGTTTAGAGACCTTGTCCTAATGAAAGCAGCAAGTATAGAATTTGGCCAAGAGGACTATTAATTGACTAGGTTCAGTGCCCCTAGTATTAGTTCAGTTTATTTTTAACCTTTAAAATTTCATGCTAGATTGCACAAGCTAGTATTAGAGAAAAATATGCAAATAAAATTTAAGAAAAAATTCGTCCCGCAACTTGCTGAAACAAATATTCAAGCTAATGAACAGTTTGAAGAAATGCTCGATACTATAAGTACTAGCCACGTAAAAGAAGGCACTGTCGTTAAAGGACAGGTGGTCGGGGTTACTAAAAGTATTATTATTATTGATGTAGGACTAAAAAATGAAGGTAGAGTACCTATCGAAGAATTTGATTTGGCCCATAACCAGCCTTTACCTGCGATGGGGGAGATAGTTGATGTATATATTGAAAAACTAGAAGGGCGTAACGGCAAAACTATTCTAAGCCGAGAAAAAGCTATTAGAGAAGAAGCATGGGGACATTTAGAAACTGCATGTGCAAAAGGCCAATTTGTTGATGGGGTAATATTTGGCCGAGTTAAAGGAGGTTTTACCGTTGATTTATCAGGAGTTGTTGCTTTCTTACCAGGGAGTCAAGTAGACGTTAGACCTATAAAAGATGTGTCTTCGCTAATGGGGATTAAACAGCCATTTCAAATTTTAAAGATGGATAAAAAACTTGGTAATATAGTAGTGTCTAGGAGAGCTATACTTGAAGAATCACGATCTGAAGCACGCGAAGAAATGTTATCGAAAATCAAGAAGGGAGTAATATTAGAGGGAATGGTAAAAAATCTTACTCATTATGGGGCCTTCATTGATTTAGGGAATGTTGATGCTTTACTACATGTGACAGATATATCATGGAGTAGAATCAATCACCCTTCGGAAGTGTTAGCGATAGGGCAAAAAGTTAAAGTAATAGTGATTGAGTATAACGAAGAAACGAAAAAGATTTCTCTTGGCATGAAGCAACTAGACCATAACCCATGGCAAAGCATAAAAGAGGAGTTTCCAGTTGGCAAAGCCATGATTGGTAAAGTAACAAATATTGCTGACTATGGGGTATTTATTGAGTTAAAAGATGGAATTGAAGGGTTGGTTCATTCAAGTGAAATTAATTGGGTTAAAACAAATCAACATCCTAAGAAAATGCTGACTATAGGCCAGGAAGTTCAATTTAAAATTCTAGAAGTGGATACCAATAAACATAGAATCTCTTTAAGTATTAAACAATGTCAAGAAAACCCACTAGTTGAATTCGCTCACAAACATCCGGTTGGGAGTATCATTGAAGCGGCTCCGATCAGGAATATTACGGATTTTGCATTATTTGTGGCTCTTGAGGATAATATTGATGGGATGATTCATGAAACTGATATTAGTTGGGAAGGTAATGGGGCTGAGTTATTAAAATCCTATAAAAAGAATGATTTAATAGACTGTAAAGTATTATCAATAGATATTGAGAAAGAACGCATAGGATTGGGTATCAAGCAGTTAACTGAAGACACCTTACCCGAAGAGTTTGAAACTTACAAAAAAAATATGATTATTCCTTGTTCAGTGATTGCACTTAAAGAGGATGGGATCGAAGTTGCTTTAGATGAACAAGTCATAGGCTTTATTAAGAAATCTGAGCTTTCAAGCGAAAGGGATGATCAGAAAGTTGAAAAATTTTGCGTTGGTGACAAAATAGAGGCGAAAG from Candidatus Tisiphia endosymbiont of Beris chalybata includes:
- a CDS encoding 30S ribosomal protein S1, translated to MQIKFKKKFVPQLAETNIQANEQFEEMLDTISTSHVKEGTVVKGQVVGVTKSIIIIDVGLKNEGRVPIEEFDLAHNQPLPAMGEIVDVYIEKLEGRNGKTILSREKAIREEAWGHLETACAKGQFVDGVIFGRVKGGFTVDLSGVVAFLPGSQVDVRPIKDVSSLMGIKQPFQILKMDKKLGNIVVSRRAILEESRSEAREEMLSKIKKGVILEGMVKNLTHYGAFIDLGNVDALLHVTDISWSRINHPSEVLAIGQKVKVIVIEYNEETKKISLGMKQLDHNPWQSIKEEFPVGKAMIGKVTNIADYGVFIELKDGIEGLVHSSEINWVKTNQHPKKMLTIGQEVQFKILEVDTNKHRISLSIKQCQENPLVEFAHKHPVGSIIEAAPIRNITDFALFVALEDNIDGMIHETDISWEGNGAELLKSYKKNDLIDCKVLSIDIEKERIGLGIKQLTEDTLPEEFETYKKNMIIPCSVIALKEDGIEVALDEQVIGFIKKSELSSERDDQKVEKFCVGDKIEAKVIAIDKASRKITLSIKALELEERKKAIKEYGSNDSGASLGDILGAALDNSKHQK
- the cmk gene encoding (d)CMP kinase, translating into MTLRSKAFDINNKFVVSLDGPAASGKGTIGRLLAAKLELAYFQSSKVYRNLALSCINNKIDPNDQEAVIKLSQDISIVQDKELGAENIGMIASQVAIIPEVRSNLGEYLVELIRITPRIIMEGRDIGTVIAPSADLKIFINADIKVRSERRYNELHKSGTRYTLSDILAQLEIRDQRDRERISSPLTIPEGALEIDTSLLAPQEVLDKIIEFISMR